One uncultured Hyphomonas sp. genomic region harbors:
- a CDS encoding enoyl-CoA hydratase encodes MPYETLLTEFDEDTGVAVIQMNRPEALNALSEAMMNDLTSALDRCDKEDKVGCVILTGSKKAFSGGADIKEIKDKTYPESYYEDFISRNWERTARLRKPIIAAVAGYAVGGGCELALMCDIILAADNAKFGQPEVRLGVMPGAGGTQRLARAIGKSKTMELCLTGRLMDAAEAERFGLVSRVVKAEDLMDETRSLARTIASMPMAGAMMTKEAVNYAYETPLSQGIQFERRLFQSLFSTADQKEGMEAYIEKRSAHFRDK; translated from the coding sequence ATGCCCTACGAGACCCTGCTGACCGAGTTTGACGAGGATACCGGCGTTGCCGTGATCCAGATGAACCGCCCGGAGGCGCTGAACGCGCTGTCCGAAGCCATGATGAACGACCTGACCAGCGCGCTCGACCGCTGCGACAAGGAAGACAAGGTCGGCTGTGTCATCCTGACCGGCTCCAAAAAGGCCTTTTCCGGCGGCGCCGACATCAAGGAAATCAAGGACAAGACCTATCCGGAGTCCTATTATGAGGACTTCATCTCCCGGAACTGGGAACGGACGGCCCGCCTGCGCAAGCCGATTATCGCTGCTGTGGCGGGCTATGCCGTTGGCGGGGGCTGTGAGCTCGCCCTGATGTGCGACATCATCCTGGCGGCCGACAATGCGAAATTCGGCCAGCCGGAAGTGCGCCTCGGCGTGATGCCCGGCGCCGGCGGCACGCAGCGCCTCGCCCGCGCCATCGGCAAGTCGAAGACGATGGAACTCTGCCTCACCGGCCGCCTGATGGACGCCGCCGAAGCCGAGCGCTTCGGCCTGGTCAGCCGCGTGGTCAAAGCCGAGGACCTGATGGACGAGACCCGCAGCCTCGCCCGCACCATTGCCTCCATGCCGATGGCCGGGGCGATGATGACCAAGGAAGCCGTCAACTATGCCTATGAGACCCCGCTCTCGCAGGGCATCCAGTTCGAGCGGCGCCTGTTCCAGTCCCTCTTTTCGACCGCCGACCAGAAAGAGGGCATGGAGGCCTATATAGAGAAACGCTCGGCGCACTTCCGCGATAAATAG
- the rpsT gene encoding 30S ribosomal protein S20, producing the protein MANTRSAKKMVRKIERRTEVNKARRSRVRTFVRQVEEAIASGDKTAAADALKAAQPELMRAVTKGVMHKNTSARKVSRLAARVKSMA; encoded by the coding sequence ATGGCTAATACCCGTTCCGCCAAGAAAATGGTCCGCAAGATCGAGCGGCGCACCGAGGTCAACAAGGCCCGGCGTTCGCGCGTGCGCACATTCGTCCGTCAGGTCGAAGAAGCCATTGCCTCGGGCGACAAGACCGCTGCCGCAGATGCGCTCAAGGCTGCCCAGCCGGAGCTGATGCGTGCCGTCACCAAAGGCGTCATGCACAAGAACACCTCTGCGCGCAAAGTCTCGCGCCTGGCTGCCCGTGTGAAGTCGATGGCCTGA
- a CDS encoding DnaA/Hda family protein, which yields MDRNRLFDTPASVDSKTNKKISSLPGQAIWQAVREHLKEVLSTADYERWIADLKLIAEVDGKIVLAARDRLSFDRVSADHRHILLRIWKEHDDARRDIRLVCWKDAGADLRAIVEDPWAEAEPEAAAGGAGDGTGGDDGGATRPPRPSSGAPEMTFGTLVTGKSNAISVELAKRVADGQPVGTQVHLISGPQGTGKTHTLLALRTRAMETNADATVVYLTAEEFLSAYTDGVKAKDTSALKKRLRSATILLIDDLHRISGKPGTETELFQNIREVTGQGGNVVLAGDKTPGELAGFSPRMMSELKGATVVEVELPDEEMRREIIRRLARHIARAHPDFLLDEALIERIHTGIRGPGRELTGAVWNLFTEAGFGTMTPTSDMLERVIRRMEGEVRAPTIELVKKAAMKVFNVSKADLESPSKARAVVYPRQIAMYLCREQTHKSFPQIGRAFGRRDHTTVLYAHRKLSKELATDQELAADIARVAAAILELQAAGNH from the coding sequence ATGGACCGAAACAGACTCTTTGACACTCCAGCCAGCGTAGATTCCAAAACCAACAAGAAGATCTCCAGTCTTCCCGGCCAGGCAATCTGGCAGGCCGTCCGGGAACACCTGAAGGAGGTCCTCTCCACTGCTGATTATGAGCGGTGGATCGCCGATCTGAAGCTTATCGCGGAAGTTGACGGGAAGATCGTGCTTGCAGCGCGTGACCGCCTCTCCTTTGACCGGGTTTCCGCCGATCACCGTCATATCCTCCTTCGTATCTGGAAGGAGCATGACGACGCCCGGCGCGACATCCGGCTGGTCTGCTGGAAGGATGCGGGTGCGGACCTGCGTGCCATCGTCGAGGACCCGTGGGCCGAAGCGGAGCCGGAAGCCGCTGCAGGCGGCGCCGGTGACGGGACCGGCGGCGATGATGGCGGCGCGACCCGCCCGCCACGTCCCTCCTCCGGCGCGCCGGAAATGACGTTCGGCACGCTGGTGACCGGAAAATCGAACGCGATTTCGGTGGAACTGGCCAAACGCGTGGCCGATGGCCAGCCGGTCGGGACACAGGTTCACCTGATCTCCGGCCCGCAGGGTACCGGCAAGACGCACACGCTGCTCGCCCTGCGGACACGGGCGATGGAAACCAATGCCGACGCAACGGTGGTTTACCTGACCGCGGAGGAATTCCTCTCGGCCTATACCGACGGGGTGAAGGCCAAGGACACGAGCGCCCTGAAAAAGCGCCTGCGCTCTGCCACTATCCTGCTGATCGACGACCTGCACCGCATCTCGGGCAAGCCGGGCACGGAAACCGAGCTGTTCCAGAACATCCGGGAAGTCACCGGACAGGGCGGCAATGTCGTGCTGGCTGGCGACAAGACGCCGGGCGAACTGGCCGGCTTCTCCCCGCGCATGATGAGCGAGCTGAAGGGCGCCACCGTGGTTGAGGTGGAACTGCCGGACGAAGAGATGCGGCGCGAGATCATCCGCCGCCTCGCCCGGCATATCGCCCGGGCCCATCCGGACTTCCTGCTGGATGAGGCCCTGATCGAGCGCATTCATACCGGCATTCGCGGCCCCGGCCGGGAGCTGACCGGTGCGGTCTGGAACCTCTTCACCGAGGCCGGTTTCGGCACGATGACACCGACGTCCGACATGCTGGAACGGGTCATCCGCCGCATGGAGGGCGAAGTGCGTGCCCCGACGATCGAACTGGTGAAGAAAGCCGCGATGAAGGTCTTCAACGTGTCGAAGGCTGACCTCGAAAGCCCGTCCAAGGCCCGCGCAGTCGTCTATCCGCGCCAGATCGCCATGTATCTGTGCCGGGAGCAGACGCATAAGTCCTTCCCGCAGATCGGACGTGCCTTCGGACGCCGCGATCACACGACCGTCCTCTATGCGCACCGCAAGCTTTCCAAGGAGCTGGCGACGGATCAGGAACTGGCCGCGGACATCGCCCGTGTGGCCGCAGCGATCCTCGAACTGCAGGCGGCCGGCAACCATTAA
- the dnaN gene encoding DNA polymerase III subunit beta: MKLTIERSDLLNALSHVQNVVERRNTIPILSNVLLQASGNELRLTATDLDIEAVDSAPAKVASEGAVTAPAGTLFDVVRKLPAGAEVELELQPENQRLSIQAGRSHFELPTLPASDFQTMTTDDSAIKFALDAKDLVRLIDKTRFAISTEETRYYLNGVFLHTTDDADGKPVLRAVATDGHRLALAEAKAPDGSAGLEGVIVPRKAVGEARRLIDGLDGPVDIEISDTKIIVRAGRATLTSKLIDGSFPDYGRVIPKGNTRKLSIDNKAFEAAVDRVSTVSAERSRSVKLSLSEGKLVLAVNHAETGVGNEELEAEYGDEPMEIGFNAKYLLDIAGQIEAPEAEFMFNDPASPALVLDPSDDSARYVLMPLRV, translated from the coding sequence ATGAAACTGACGATCGAACGCAGCGACCTCCTCAACGCACTCTCCCACGTGCAGAACGTGGTCGAGCGGCGCAATACGATCCCGATCCTGTCCAACGTGCTCTTGCAGGCTTCCGGCAACGAACTTCGCCTGACGGCGACAGACCTCGACATCGAAGCCGTCGACAGCGCCCCGGCCAAAGTGGCCAGCGAAGGCGCGGTGACGGCCCCGGCCGGCACCCTGTTCGACGTGGTGCGCAAACTGCCCGCCGGCGCAGAGGTCGAGCTGGAACTGCAACCGGAGAACCAGCGCCTGTCGATCCAGGCCGGCCGCTCGCATTTCGAACTGCCCACCCTGCCCGCGTCCGATTTCCAGACCATGACGACCGATGACAGCGCGATCAAATTCGCGCTCGACGCCAAGGATCTTGTCCGTCTGATCGACAAGACCCGTTTCGCGATCTCGACCGAGGAAACGCGCTACTATCTGAACGGCGTCTTCCTGCACACGACCGACGATGCCGACGGCAAGCCGGTGCTGCGCGCCGTGGCGACCGACGGCCACCGCCTGGCGCTGGCCGAAGCGAAAGCGCCGGACGGGTCTGCCGGGCTGGAAGGCGTGATCGTGCCGCGCAAGGCCGTGGGGGAGGCTCGCCGCCTGATCGACGGGCTGGATGGTCCGGTCGACATCGAAATCTCCGATACGAAAATCATCGTCCGCGCCGGCCGTGCGACGCTGACATCCAAACTGATTGACGGATCGTTCCCGGACTATGGCCGCGTGATCCCGAAGGGGAACACGCGCAAGCTGTCGATCGACAACAAGGCCTTCGAAGCCGCCGTCGACCGCGTGTCCACCGTCTCGGCGGAACGCTCGCGCTCGGTGAAACTGTCGCTGTCGGAAGGCAAGCTTGTGCTCGCCGTGAACCACGCCGAAACGGGCGTCGGCAATGAGGAACTCGAAGCCGAATATGGCGACGAGCCGATGGAGATCGGCTTCAATGCCAAATACCTGCTCGACATTGCCGGCCAGATCGAGGCGCCGGAAGCCGAATTCATGTTCAATGACCCGGCCTCCCCTGCCCTCGTGCTGGACCCGTCCGACGACTCCGCGCGCTATGTGCTGATGCCGCTGCGCGTGTAA
- the recF gene encoding DNA replication/repair protein RecF gives MTALTRLSLTDFRNYASLTLPLDGRHVCLYGANGAGKTNLLEAVSQLGPGRGLRSSTLPDMARTGSAGSWTVAAALADGHKVGVTLDTSGGSSKRVVRLDGAPSTATELAEIVRIVWLTPNMDGVFRGSASDRRRFYDRLVLAHTPSHASASSRYERAMRERNALLERGHVDPAWADAIETRLAESGAEIAINRAHVLESLQAAIEARPEGHFPKADISLEGKAEQAAMRGDDFKSIFEMLAETWRTSRRRDMAAGRTLEGPHRADLAVIHRPTGAPAKDASTGQQKALLIGLILASATALKAERDGPPPLLLLDEAAAHLDPDRRAALFDEICALGGQAWLTGTEKFLFDSFGDRAQALHVQDGTVTVEA, from the coding sequence ATGACCGCCTTAACGAGACTGTCGCTCACGGACTTTCGCAATTACGCGTCGCTGACCCTGCCGCTGGATGGCCGGCATGTCTGCCTCTATGGCGCCAATGGCGCGGGCAAGACGAACCTTCTGGAAGCCGTCAGCCAGCTTGGCCCCGGACGGGGCCTCAGATCCTCTACCCTGCCGGACATGGCACGCACCGGGTCTGCCGGCAGCTGGACCGTGGCCGCCGCCCTCGCCGACGGCCACAAGGTGGGCGTGACGCTGGATACTTCCGGCGGCAGTTCCAAACGCGTCGTCCGCCTTGATGGCGCGCCCTCCACGGCGACCGAACTGGCGGAAATCGTCCGCATCGTCTGGCTGACCCCGAACATGGACGGCGTCTTCCGCGGCAGCGCCAGTGACCGGCGTCGCTTCTACGACCGTCTCGTGCTCGCCCACACGCCCTCGCACGCCAGCGCCTCCAGCCGCTATGAGCGCGCGATGCGTGAGCGTAATGCCCTGCTGGAGCGCGGCCATGTCGATCCGGCCTGGGCCGATGCGATCGAGACGCGGCTTGCCGAAAGCGGCGCGGAAATCGCCATCAATCGCGCCCATGTGCTGGAGTCGCTGCAGGCGGCAATCGAAGCCCGGCCGGAGGGGCATTTTCCGAAGGCGGACATTTCACTCGAAGGCAAGGCCGAACAGGCCGCCATGCGCGGCGACGATTTCAAATCCATCTTCGAGATGCTGGCCGAAACCTGGCGCACGTCCCGCCGCCGCGACATGGCCGCCGGGCGCACGCTGGAAGGCCCGCACCGGGCAGACCTCGCCGTCATTCACCGGCCGACGGGGGCGCCCGCGAAAGATGCCTCAACGGGGCAGCAGAAGGCCCTGCTGATCGGGCTGATCCTTGCGTCCGCCACAGCGCTGAAGGCCGAGCGCGACGGGCCGCCGCCCCTGCTGCTGCTGGACGAGGCCGCCGCCCATCTCGACCCCGACCGGCGCGCGGCCCTGTTCGACGAGATCTGCGCCCTCGGCGGCCAGGCCTGGCTGACGGGGACGGAGAAGTTCCTGTTCGACAGTTTCGGCGACCGCGCCCAGGCCCTGCACGTGCAGGACGGCACGGTCACCGTGGAAGCCTAG
- a CDS encoding pilus assembly protein TadG-related protein — MKKIQEALSLYRRDTRGNIMVLMALVVVAIMGLAGLAIDLRFTISQKEKVQYALDSAVLAGALERQKGKTEEEVKAEVREYAGALIGMQGGGMTCQDIGVVMDDVSEDINATITCTQPTFISQILGRDHLDFSVSTTSTYSVGKVDVAFVFDVSGSMNSYNRLSLLKTAANAAFDTLLPDDMPDDKTIRIAVTTYNNSVNAGSYINDVTDGVSLASDASNLAASANYNSYNGKRMYDSATGERFFYYQTGTCLDYGTCDQWSNWDWDPARRFYSDVSVKDSCVYERTGSQADTDAAPGSLAWIGAANLEWYFSYNDRNKYRGWQEVAYGGANSNTGAFRNNYATCRDSGPVPLTDNKAALKAHVNSLTAGGGTAGHLGIAWGWYLISPNWKSIWPAESEPWAYDEVNATKALILMTDGDFNSQHFSASKNSFQQSMDLCDQMKAAPSKVTIYTVGFQVPESVQKTGDGRTILEYCATSPAFAYSAADGDELLQVYKEIAQSIADLRIKQ; from the coding sequence ATGAAGAAGATTCAGGAAGCCTTAAGCCTGTATCGCCGCGACACGCGCGGCAATATCATGGTGCTGATGGCGCTTGTGGTCGTGGCGATCATGGGGCTGGCAGGCCTTGCCATCGACCTGCGTTTCACGATCTCGCAGAAGGAAAAGGTCCAGTACGCGCTGGACTCTGCCGTGCTTGCGGGGGCTCTGGAACGCCAGAAGGGCAAGACCGAAGAAGAAGTGAAGGCCGAAGTGCGCGAATATGCCGGCGCCCTGATCGGCATGCAGGGCGGCGGCATGACCTGCCAGGATATCGGCGTCGTGATGGACGATGTCAGCGAGGATATCAACGCCACCATCACGTGCACGCAGCCGACCTTCATTTCACAGATCCTCGGCCGCGATCATCTCGATTTCTCGGTCTCCACGACGTCGACCTATTCGGTCGGCAAGGTGGATGTGGCCTTCGTCTTCGACGTCTCCGGCTCCATGAACAGCTATAACCGGCTGTCGCTGCTGAAGACGGCCGCCAATGCTGCCTTCGACACGCTGCTGCCGGACGACATGCCGGACGACAAGACAATCCGCATCGCGGTGACGACCTACAACAATTCCGTCAATGCCGGGTCCTATATCAATGATGTGACCGACGGTGTGTCGCTGGCGTCGGATGCCTCCAACCTCGCCGCCTCCGCAAATTACAATTCGTATAATGGCAAGCGGATGTACGACTCCGCGACCGGGGAGCGCTTCTTCTACTACCAGACCGGCACCTGCCTCGATTATGGCACCTGCGATCAGTGGTCGAACTGGGACTGGGACCCGGCCCGGCGCTTCTATTCAGACGTCTCTGTGAAGGACAGCTGCGTCTACGAGCGTACCGGCAGCCAGGCAGATACCGATGCCGCCCCCGGCTCGCTTGCCTGGATCGGTGCAGCCAATCTCGAATGGTATTTCAGCTACAACGACAGGAACAAGTACCGGGGCTGGCAGGAGGTCGCCTATGGCGGTGCCAATTCCAATACCGGCGCGTTCCGTAACAACTATGCCACCTGCCGCGACTCCGGCCCCGTTCCGCTGACGGACAACAAGGCGGCCCTGAAGGCGCATGTGAACAGCCTGACGGCTGGCGGCGGCACGGCGGGCCATCTCGGGATCGCCTGGGGCTGGTACCTGATCTCGCCGAACTGGAAGTCTATCTGGCCGGCGGAGTCCGAGCCGTGGGCCTATGACGAGGTGAACGCCACCAAGGCCCTCATCCTGATGACCGATGGTGACTTCAACTCGCAGCACTTCTCCGCGTCCAAGAACTCGTTCCAGCAATCCATGGATCTCTGCGACCAGATGAAGGCGGCGCCGTCCAAGGTGACGATCTATACGGTCGGCTTCCAGGTGCCGGAATCGGTTCAGAAGACCGGTGACGGGCGCACGATCCTCGAATACTGCGCCACCAGCCCGGCCTTCGCCTATTCGGCCGCCGACGGCGACGAACTGCTTCAGGTCTACAAGGAAATCGCCCAGTCCATCGCGGACCTGCGCATCAAGCAGTAG
- a CDS encoding thymidylate synthase: MQQYLDLLRDALENGFERGDRTGTGTRAVFGRQLRFNLEDGFPMVTTKKLHLRSIIIELLWFLKGDTNIKYLKDNKVSIWDEWADENGDLGPVYGKQWRSWAAPDGRTIDQIQWVLDEIRTNPNSRRLIVSAWNPADVNEMALPPCHCLFQFNVMDGKLNCQLYQRSADIFLGVPFNIASYALLTLMMARATGLKPGEFVHTFGDAHLYLNHVEQAQLQLSREPLPLPTMRLNPDKTDLFGWEYEDFSLENYQAHAHIKAPVAV, from the coding sequence ATGCAACAGTATCTCGATCTTCTGCGCGATGCCCTGGAGAACGGCTTCGAGCGGGGCGACCGCACCGGCACGGGCACACGCGCCGTCTTTGGCCGTCAGCTGCGCTTCAATCTGGAAGACGGCTTCCCGATGGTGACGACCAAGAAGCTCCACCTGCGCTCGATCATCATCGAGCTGCTGTGGTTCCTGAAGGGCGACACCAACATCAAATACCTGAAGGACAACAAGGTCTCGATCTGGGATGAGTGGGCCGACGAAAATGGCGACCTTGGCCCGGTCTATGGCAAGCAGTGGCGCAGCTGGGCCGCCCCGGACGGGCGCACGATCGACCAGATCCAGTGGGTGCTGGACGAGATCCGCACCAATCCGAATTCGCGCCGCCTGATCGTGTCCGCCTGGAACCCGGCCGATGTGAACGAGATGGCCCTGCCGCCCTGCCACTGCCTGTTCCAGTTCAATGTCATGGACGGGAAGCTGAACTGCCAGCTCTACCAGCGCTCGGCCGACATCTTCCTCGGCGTGCCGTTCAACATCGCCTCCTATGCGCTGCTGACCCTGATGATGGCGCGGGCAACAGGCCTGAAGCCCGGCGAGTTCGTCCACACCTTCGGCGACGCGCACCTCTACCTGAACCATGTGGAGCAGGCGCAGCTGCAGCTGTCGCGCGAGCCCCTGCCCCTGCCCACCATGCGCCTGAACCCGGACAAGACGGACCTGTTCGGCTGGGAGTATGAAGACTTCTCGCTCGAGAACTATCAGGCCCACGCCCACATCAAGGCGCCGGTCGCCGTTTAG
- a CDS encoding carboxymuconolactone decarboxylase family protein: MSMGTKDYAAITGSINEGIKGLRDTGAVETLTQFTAMSKAAMADGALDKKMKELIALSIGVATHCDGCIGFHTKALKRLGATDEEVSEALGVTVYMGGGPSLMYAADAWNAWQALKEG; encoded by the coding sequence ATGAGCATGGGTACCAAGGACTACGCCGCCATCACCGGCTCGATCAATGAAGGCATCAAGGGCCTGCGCGATACGGGCGCGGTGGAAACGCTGACCCAGTTCACCGCGATGTCAAAAGCCGCCATGGCGGATGGCGCCCTCGACAAGAAGATGAAGGAACTGATCGCCCTCTCCATTGGCGTGGCGACGCATTGCGATGGCTGTATCGGCTTCCACACCAAGGCGCTGAAACGTCTTGGCGCCACGGATGAGGAAGTGTCAGAGGCGCTCGGCGTGACCGTCTATATGGGCGGCGGCCCGAGCCTGATGTACGCCGCCGACGCCTGGAACGCCTGGCAGGCGCTGAAGGAAGGCTAG
- a CDS encoding SOS response-associated peptidase — MCGRFFRHGVTWAEYHAALSLIPPEGVEPPEAAYNIAPTQYAPIIRLTPEGEAQTAGTIQMAPAMWGLVPSWWHQPLKEKKFATFNARAEGLQESNTFRGSFRHRRCLVPASGFYEWTGPKGSKTPYAIGLRNRRWFCFGGLWDRAMIDGSEIDSFTIITTKPNDLMAGLHTRMPVILDPQDYTRWLTASTKEVEDLFEPFPTDAMHAWPVGAAVGNVRNQGPQLIEEA, encoded by the coding sequence ATGTGCGGACGTTTCTTCAGACATGGCGTGACCTGGGCGGAGTATCATGCGGCCCTGTCGCTGATCCCGCCGGAAGGCGTGGAGCCGCCGGAAGCCGCCTACAATATCGCGCCCACCCAATACGCCCCGATCATCCGCCTGACGCCGGAAGGAGAAGCCCAGACCGCGGGCACGATCCAGATGGCACCGGCCATGTGGGGGCTCGTGCCCAGCTGGTGGCACCAGCCGCTGAAGGAGAAGAAGTTCGCCACCTTCAATGCCCGCGCCGAGGGCCTGCAGGAGTCGAACACGTTCCGCGGCTCGTTCCGCCACCGGCGCTGTCTGGTGCCTGCCAGCGGCTTCTATGAATGGACCGGGCCGAAGGGCAGCAAGACGCCTTATGCCATCGGCCTGCGCAACCGGCGCTGGTTCTGTTTCGGCGGCCTCTGGGATCGCGCCATGATCGACGGGTCTGAGATCGACAGCTTCACCATCATCACGACCAAGCCGAATGACCTGATGGCCGGCCTGCACACCCGTATGCCGGTGATCCTGGACCCGCAGGACTATACCCGCTGGCTGACCGCCTCCACCAAGGAGGTCGAGGATCTGTTCGAGCCCTTCCCCACTGATGCGATGCATGCCTGGCCGGTGGGCGCGGCGGTCGGCAATGTCCGCAACCAGGGCCCGCAGCTGATCGAAGAGGCCTGA